GATAACTCCGTAAATCTGTTGACGAAAAggtactttgtacgagcatatAAACTTTGCGTACGAGCGTCGTGCATGTGACgagaaatttaagttaaaagagttaatgtgtcaataactGTATCCCTATCAATAACTATATCCCTATCAATAACTGTACCTCTTaccctaataatattttatataaattcttcttAGAATTGTGTATTTTTgcgtatttttgtaatttttatacgaatgcACATATCTTAATAGATGTGAACACTTCTCTATGCGCGTATTGTTATTAACATATGTCATTTTCGTCGCTTTTCAGCAGTTTGTTAATGTGTTGGCACATTCGCACCAATTCGAGTAACTACTTATCGACAGTAAAGTGGATGTACACCGCGCGAAAGTGGATGTGGCTTCGTAGTTCTCGACATCCACAAAAAGTGGATGCGATGGCGCTCGAATCAGCGACCGAACAGCGTTACACAAAATACAGGGGcatggccgctctcaggttcctctctggtGCCACGATGCCTAAAACGGAAACTAAATACTAACTAAtggcgaattcgattggatGCACTAGTGCGCACTGAGTGCACACCAAGGCTTGTGTACggtcaatttttatatttatattcttatgtttCTTCTTATAAAAAGTGATTGTAACCAAGCCTTAGTATGCACTCAGTGCGCACTAGTGCatccaatcgaattcgccataaatacttttataaagtAACTTAGAACCTGAAAAAAGGACTTGTTAAACAATCAATACACATTtgataaagtattttattttatttatttatttaaagaaaacagTATTTATTTACTCCTTGTCCGCGGTAGTTCGCCCGCCTGGCGTACCACCGGCCACGCGACCGCCCAGCTCCTCTTCTAAaatctgcaaaataaataaaaaaaaagaataagtaAACATATGAAAATGAACCTTCATAAATAAagctaaaaaaattaatgaatgaaataatatgaaaGTAAATACTTACTTCTTCGCTGCGGCTGCGGCTgcggctgctgctgttgtaatTGCTGCTGCCGCAGCAGCAGTTGCTGCTTCAGCTGCTGGACTTGCTGCTCCAGCTGATGCAATCGCTGCTGTTTTGACAATTCCATTCGGTCCTCGATCGTTATCTTCttatggaaaataaattttaaaaaatgaataagtAAACATATGAAAATGAAGCGACCTTCATAAATAAagctaaaaaaattaatgaataattaaaataatatgaaagtaAATACTTACTATTTTTCGCTGCGGCTGCAGCTGCTCCTGCTGCTGCGGCTGCTCCTGCTCCTGCTGCTGCGGCTGCGGCTCCTGCTGTTGCGCTGCGGCTCCTGTTGCTGCGGTTGCTGCGTCCGCTGATGCTGTTCCGGGCCCGGCGCATCGGCTCTCCCCGCCTCGCGCGATAATTCGTTATCTTgctctgaaaaataaattatatttatattattatatatgtatttattaggCCTGGTAATATTGATAACTTCAAAGACTTCGAAGGAACGAAGGAATCTTCGAaggtacgaaatttcgaaggATCGAAGCTTCGAAAGACTTCGAAGAAACGAAGGAGTCTTCGAAGGTACACACGAATTCCTTTTCGACAGAGTGTCTTGTTTGTACTAGACCTGTTAATTTTGAAGGTCGATAACTTAAAATTATGTGGTAATCGACTACATATGCAACCAATTTCGTTACAACACGTACGTGTGtttcgaagcttcgaaaattaacagtatttataaaatagtaacatataataaattattaatatttgatatataatactttacttACGTGACATGCTGATGACGAGCTTTGACACCTCGACAGTCAATAACATATTGCTCttgtttcctctttttctggCGAGGTACGACCGGCGAGCGATGCTAAATTCCAAACATGCGGTACCATGGTAGGGATACATAGATAGAAAAGGACAGACAGTATGATTGTCTCCTTTTACCGAAGTTGCCGAGCGCACACGGACACGACATACTTAATTTTGCCGTCGCGAGCCGTCGCGAAACCATCCCTATTCCATCCTCCCCACATGCTGCCGCGCGGGCTTCGAAACTGACACCACTGCTGCAAACTGGGCATCTCTGGATCAAAGTGGAGTCGAGTCATAGCACAGCTGTATGAATGAAATGTATGTTGAATACATATAATACGCATTTTTAAATACGttttacgtgtgtgtgtgtgcgtgcgtgcgtgcgtgcgtgcgtgcgtgcgtgcgtgcgttgtacgtatgcacgcgcgcgcatttgattaaatattttaataaatctgttTTCGCTAATTTGGATTAATTGCGACAGTCACTGATGAACAATATGATAGGAATGAGAATGAATGCGTTTAACGACACTGGTCTCGGCGAACCCGAACAAGATGCGAACACGGCACTTATGGAACTCAATAAAGGTACGTTTACactgttaatttttaatttcttaacatataaaaatatgtgttatttcataaaataaaattcaaatgtaatataataatatggaatgtaataatatagaaagaaaatagtaatgtatgtgtatatgatTTTTGCAGGTTTACATTTTGCCAAAACTGGAGAACAGTGCGAAACTATAGTACGTTTTCCTCG
The Ooceraea biroi isolate clonal line C1 chromosome 4, Obir_v5.4, whole genome shotgun sequence genome window above contains:
- the LOC113561819 gene encoding forkhead box protein P2-like; the protein is MELSKQQRLHQLEQQVQQLKQQLLLRQQQLQQQQPQPQPQRRNFRRGAGRSRGRWYARRANYRGQGVNKYCFL